The following proteins come from a genomic window of Alnus glutinosa chromosome 10, dhAlnGlut1.1, whole genome shotgun sequence:
- the LOC133879250 gene encoding putative disease resistance RPP13-like protein 1 yields MAEALVGGAFLSAFLKVLFDRRASRKFIDFFRGRKVTDGLLEKLETMLRSVNAVLEDAKEKQVTKPDVNKWLDDLKDAVYHADDILDEIATKALRLEVDAEFQTAASKVRTLISTSSFFKKIEPKIKDVHERLEFLAKQKEHMGLREGVGGDSSKRLPTTSLVQESGIFGRNDDKEKIISKLCSDDATGNENPCVIPIVGMGGIGKTTLAQLVYKDKWVKDNFDLKAWVCVSNEFDVFRVTKTVLEAMTSSTSDIKDLNLLQVTLEEKLVGRKFLLVLDDVWNENSDNWDALSSPFKSGAIGSTIIVTTRNEGLASIMGAVSIDRLKPLLEEDCWSLFAKHAFHDYNSDARPKLEVIGKQIVKKCKGLPLAAKTIGSLLRFKLDINEWEKILKSELWDSPINKTNILPALRLSYKYLPSHLKQCFAYCSIFPKDYVFEKDDVVFLWMAEGFLEETRNKTMEEIGHEYFLDLASRSLFEQSSDDISSFVMHDLVNDLATFVSGQFTFRLDDDHSQEIMNKTHHFSYVRSKYDNYKKFESHYKATRLHTFLPLKLPRRYEYFFLSKRVLLDLLPKLRCLRVLSLSHYRNMTELPESIGKIKHLRYLNLSSTAIKRLSDSICKLYNLQTLNLSGCKDLSVLPIEMQKLINLRHLDISGTTIKEMPMQLGRLKCLQTLTKFIVSKHSGASIEELENFANLRGKLSILELQNVVSPMDALKACLKDRKYLEELVLEWNASNISECQMSLLDNLRPHSNLKSLTINNYGGESLSDWIWHHSFSNIASLRLENCKCCHNLPPLGWLPCLKDLYVLGFERVVNVDLEFYGSDSSTVKPFGALQNLRFERMLNLEEWSSFGAENEDGAFCRLRELYIYNCPKLKAGLPVHLPSLAKFEIHECPQLVASLPRAPVVRELQLRDCNEVLLKELPTKLRKLTIGRFDALESLPMGMVASNNCLCKDQENK; encoded by the coding sequence ATGGCTGAGGCCTTAGTGGGAGGAGCGTTTCTCTCTGCCTTCCTCAAAGTGTTATTTGACAGAAGGGCGTCTCGCAAGTTCATTGACTTCTTTCGGGGGCGAAAAGTCACTGATGGACTCTTAGAAAAGTTGGAGACAATGTTGCGGTCCGTGAATGCAGTGCTCGAAGACGCGAAGGAGAAGCAAGTTACAAAACCTGATGTGAACAAGTGGCTCGATGACCTGAAAGATGCTGTGTATCATGCAGACGACATCTTGGATGAGATTGCTACTAAAGCCTTGCGCCTCGAGGTGGATGCTGAATTTCAAACTGCTGCAAGTAAGGTACGAACCCTAATCTCTACTTCTTCCTTTTTCAAGAAGATAGAACCGAAGATTAAAGATGTACACGAAAGATTGGAATTTCTAGCGAAACAAAAAGAGCATATGGGTCTGAGAGAAGGTGTTGGAGGagactcatcaaaaagattgcCCACGACTTCTTTGGTCCAAGAATCTGGTATTTTTGGTAGGAATgatgataaggaaaaaataataagcaAACTGTGCTCAGATGATGCAACAGGCAACGAAAATCCATGTGTGATTCCAATAGTCGGCATGGGAGGAATTGGCAAGACCACCCTTGCTCAGCTTGTATACAAGGACAAGTGGGTGAAGGACAATTTTGATCTTAAGGCTTGGGTTTGTGTTTCGAATGAGTTTGACGTGTTCAGGGTAACTAAAACAGTTCTAGAGGCAATGACTTCGTCAACTAGTGATATCAAAGATCTAAATCTGCTTCAAGTTACACTAGAGGAGAAATTGGTAGGGAGGAAATTCCTACTTGTTTTAGATGATGTATGGAATGAGAATTCTGATAATTGGGATGCCTTAAGCAGTCCATTTAAATCTGGGGCAATAGGAAGTACAATCATTGTAACAACACGCAATGAAGGTCTTGCATCAATTATGGGCGCTGTTTCGATTGATCGTCTAAAGCCGTTACTGGAAGAAGATTGTTGGTCACTATTTGCAAAACATGCATTCCACGATTATAACTCTGATGCACGTCCAAAGCTAGAAGTAATAGGTAAACAAATTGTGAAAAAGTGTAAAGGTCTACCTTTAGCGGCCAAGACAATTGGGAGTCTCTTACGATTTAAACTAGATATTAATGAGTGGGAGAAGATATTGAAGAGCGAATTATGGGATTCGCCAATAAACAAGACAAACATTCTTCCAGCTTTAAGATTAAGTTACAAATATCTTCCCTCACATTTAAAGCAATGCTTTGCTTACTGTTCAATATTTCCTAAAgattatgtttttgaaaaagatgACGTAGTCTTTCTATGGATGGCAGAAGGTTTTCTAGAAGAAACTAGAAACAAAACAATGGAAGAAATTGGTCATGAATACTTCCTTGATCTAGCATCAAGATCGTTGTTCGAGCAATCAAGTGATGATATATCAAGTTTTGTAATGCATGATCTTGTTAACGACTTGGCAACTTTTGTATCTGGACAATTTACCTTTAGATTGGATGATGACCATTCTCAGGAAATTATGAACAAGACTCACCATTTTTCGTATGTCAGAAGCAAATATGATAACTATAAGAAGTTTGAGTCTCATTACAAGGCTACTCGATTGCACACATTCCTACCATTGAAGTTGCCACGAAGATACGAGTACTTCTTCTTATCTAAAAGAGTACTACTTGATTTACTGCCAAAGCTAAGATGCTTGCGGGTGCTCTCTCTATCTCACTATCGAAATATGACTGAGTTGCCCGAATCAATTGGCAAAATTAAGCATCTACGTTATTTGAACCTTTCTTCCACTGCAATTAAAAGGTTGTCTGATTCCATATGTAAGTTGTACAATTTACAAACATTAAATTTATCAGGTTGTAAAGATCTTTCTGTATTGCCAATAGAGATGCAAAAACTCATTAATTTACGTCATCTTGATATCAGCGGAACAACCATAAAAGAGATGCCAATGCAGCTAGGCAGACTAAAATGTCTACAAACATTAACTAAATTTATTGTCAGCAAACATAGTGGGGCTTCCATTGAAGAGTTGGAAAATTTTGCAAATCTTCGAGGAAAGCTTTCTATTTTAGAGCTCCAAAACGTTGTATCTCCTATGGATGCTCTGAAAGCATGCTTGAAAGATAGGAAGTACCTTGAGGAGTTGGTGTTGGAATGGAATGCATCTAATATTTCAGAATGTCAAATGTCTTTACTTGACAATCTTCGGCCCCATAGTAACTTGAAAAGTCTCACTATCAATAACTATGGCGGTGAAAGTCTTTCAGATTGGATTTGGCATCATTCATTCTCTAATATAGCATCCCTTCGCCTAGAAAATTGCAAATGTTGTCATAACTTGCCACCACTTGGATGGCTACCCTGTTTGAAAGACCTCTATGTTCTTGGGTTTGAACGTGTTGTTAATGTGGATCTTGAGTTTTATGGCAGCGATTCTTCAACAGTTAAACCATTTGGAGCCCTTCAAAATCTAAGGTTCGAGCGAATGTTAAATTTGGAGGAATGGTCTTCTTTTGGTGCCGAAAATGAAGATGGAGCTTTTTGTCGACTTCGAGagctttatatttataattgTCCTAAGTTAAAAGCAGGGCTACCCGTCCATCTTCCTTCTTTAGCGAAATTTGAGATTCATGAATGTCCTCAGCTGGTAGCTTCACTCCCAAGGGCTCCTGTTGTACGCGAATTGCAGCTGAGAGATTGTAACGAGGTTCTGTTAAAGGAATTGCCAACTAAATTGCGAAAGCTCACAATTGGAAGATTTGACGCACTAGAGTCCCTTCCCATGGGAATGGTGGCCTCCAACAACTGTctttgtaaagaccaagaaaataaatag